A single region of the Pontibacter kalidii genome encodes:
- a CDS encoding FtsL-like putative cell division protein: MASNVLTKRNSAPKLNAVRVKPEAEEPLKPKKKGFSLFALLDKYANVDALFEEGVPLKYMPRILFLTGITLLYIGNTHFAVKTVRQIDKVKVEVEDLRADYSTLKSEYMEASKQSEVARNVAPLGLEESSRPPYQVIVPADEY; encoded by the coding sequence ATGGCTTCTAATGTACTCACAAAAAGAAACAGCGCGCCCAAGCTAAATGCGGTGCGTGTGAAGCCAGAGGCAGAGGAACCGCTGAAGCCAAAGAAGAAGGGATTCAGTTTGTTCGCACTGCTCGATAAGTACGCCAATGTTGATGCCTTGTTTGAAGAGGGGGTGCCGCTGAAGTATATGCCGCGCATCCTGTTTCTGACGGGCATTACGCTTTTATATATCGGCAATACGCACTTTGCCGTGAAGACGGTTCGCCAGATAGATAAGGTGAAGGTGGAGGTGGAGGACCTGCGGGCCGATTACTCCACCCTGAAGTCGGAGTACATGGAGGCGAGTAAGCAATCGGAGGTGGCCCGAAACGTGGCGCCACTCGGTCTGGAGGAAAGCTCCCGGCCGCCATACCAAGTTATAGTGCCTGCAGATGAGTATTAA
- a CDS encoding 4-hydroxy-3-methylbut-2-enyl diphosphate reductase — MSTLRITIDDNSGFCFGVVYAIQMAEDILDEQGYLHCLGDIVHNDVEVERLQQRGLRIINHEQLRQLQNETVLIRAHGEPPQTYQIALQNNLTLIDASCPVVLKLQNRIKTSYDKSDKIYIYGKHGHAEVIGLLGQTGNQAVVFESMEELLQYDLPPKITLYSQTTKSTDSFYSIKSRLEGQGYEVNANDTICRQVSNRDKELRKFAAKYDKVVFVSGTKSSNGKVLYQVCKDTNPETYFVSKVEQLEPGWFSAGDLVGICGATSTPMWLMEQVRDALLKYEL, encoded by the coding sequence ATGAGTACCCTGCGCATAACCATCGACGATAACTCCGGCTTCTGTTTCGGAGTGGTGTATGCCATCCAGATGGCCGAGGACATCCTGGATGAGCAGGGGTATCTGCATTGCCTGGGCGATATCGTGCACAACGACGTGGAGGTGGAGCGCCTGCAGCAGCGGGGCCTGCGCATTATTAACCACGAGCAGCTACGGCAGCTGCAAAACGAGACGGTGCTGATTCGCGCCCACGGAGAGCCCCCGCAAACCTATCAGATCGCCCTGCAGAACAACCTGACCTTGATAGATGCTTCCTGCCCGGTGGTGCTGAAGTTGCAGAATCGCATCAAAACCTCCTACGATAAAAGCGATAAGATCTATATATATGGCAAGCATGGCCATGCCGAAGTGATAGGCTTGCTGGGGCAAACCGGTAACCAGGCAGTGGTGTTTGAAAGTATGGAGGAGCTGCTGCAGTACGACCTTCCGCCCAAAATTACCCTCTACAGCCAGACCACCAAGAGCACCGACAGCTTTTATAGTATAAAAAGCCGGCTGGAAGGGCAGGGGTACGAGGTGAATGCCAACGACACGATCTGCCGACAGGTATCAAACCGCGACAAGGAACTACGGAAGTTCGCCGCCAAGTATGACAAGGTGGTCTTTGTGTCCGGCACCAAATCGAGCAACGGCAAGGTGCTCTACCAGGTATGCAAGGACACCAACCCGGAAACATACTTTGTCTCAAAGGTAGAGCAGCTAGAGCCAGGGTGGTTCAGCGCCGGCGACTTGGTTGGGATTTGCGGGGCCACCTCCACGCCCATGTGGCTGATGGAGCAGGTGCGCGATGCGCTGCTGAAGTATGAACTTTAA
- the mraZ gene encoding division/cell wall cluster transcriptional repressor MraZ, with amino-acid sequence MNFLSGEYECKIDPKGRLVLPAKIKANLPEASGNHVVLMRGFEPCLVLYPKAEWKVIYDKVAGLNEFNEEYRHFQRNFFRGNTEIELDGAGRFIVPKTMSRFAELEKEAIVVGLGNRVEIWNPDKYEEFLIKDQQNFSQLAQKFLGDKPAEEPLV; translated from the coding sequence ATGAACTTCCTTTCTGGCGAATATGAGTGCAAGATTGATCCGAAGGGAAGGTTGGTTTTACCTGCAAAGATAAAAGCCAACCTGCCGGAGGCGTCTGGCAATCATGTGGTGCTGATGAGGGGGTTTGAGCCTTGCCTGGTGCTATACCCGAAGGCGGAGTGGAAGGTGATTTACGATAAGGTGGCCGGCTTGAACGAGTTCAACGAGGAATACCGCCATTTCCAGCGGAATTTCTTCCGGGGTAACACCGAGATTGAGCTGGACGGCGCGGGGCGCTTTATTGTGCCCAAGACCATGTCACGCTTTGCGGAGCTGGAGAAAGAGGCGATTGTGGTAGGTTTGGGTAACCGTGTGGAGATTTGGAACCCAGATAAGTATGAGGAGTTCCTGATTAAAGATCAGCAGAATTTCTCGCAGCTCGCCCAGAAGTTTTTGGGGGATAAACCGGCTGAAGAGCCACTTGTGTAA
- the rsmH gene encoding 16S rRNA (cytosine(1402)-N(4))-methyltransferase RsmH, with the protein MEYHRPVLLEESVEALAIKPDGIYVDVTFGGGGHSARILKELTAGKLYSFDQDADAQEQSKKLEGPNFQFVRANFRDLKKYLRLYSVKKVDGILADLGVSSHQFDVPERGFSTRFDGPLDMRMDPDAGITAQEVLETYSEEQLHRIFGIYGEVKNAKTLARTVVEKRNRQPLETIAQFKQAISSCTPRGKENKYLAQVFQALRIEVNDEMKALEEMLEQAAELLSPGGRLSVISYHSLEDRMVKNFIAKGKFFGEVEKDLFGNEIKPLEAVHRKPVTPTEEELLQNSRSRSAKLRVAEKREERDAK; encoded by the coding sequence ATGGAGTATCATCGCCCAGTATTACTGGAAGAGTCGGTAGAGGCGCTGGCCATCAAGCCGGACGGAATATATGTGGATGTGACGTTTGGCGGCGGAGGTCACTCGGCGCGCATCCTAAAGGAGCTTACAGCAGGCAAGCTCTATAGTTTTGACCAGGACGCCGACGCGCAGGAACAGTCGAAGAAGCTGGAGGGGCCGAACTTTCAGTTCGTGCGCGCCAACTTCCGCGACCTGAAGAAGTACCTGCGCTTGTATAGCGTGAAGAAGGTGGATGGGATTCTGGCCGACCTGGGGGTTTCGTCGCACCAGTTCGATGTGCCGGAGCGCGGTTTCTCTACCCGCTTCGACGGTCCGCTGGACATGCGCATGGACCCGGATGCGGGAATTACTGCCCAGGAGGTGCTGGAGACATACTCGGAAGAGCAACTGCACCGCATCTTCGGGATCTATGGGGAGGTGAAGAATGCCAAGACCCTGGCCCGCACGGTGGTGGAGAAGCGCAACCGCCAGCCGCTGGAAACGATTGCCCAGTTTAAGCAGGCCATCAGTTCCTGCACCCCGAGAGGGAAGGAGAACAAGTACCTGGCCCAAGTGTTCCAGGCGCTCCGCATCGAGGTGAACGACGAGATGAAGGCGTTGGAGGAGATGCTGGAGCAGGCGGCGGAGCTGCTCAGTCCCGGCGGAAGGCTCTCGGTGATCTCGTATCACTCGCTGGAAGACCGGATGGTGAAGAATTTCATCGCCAAGGGTAAATTTTTCGGGGAGGTGGAGAAAGACCTCTTTGGGAACGAGATAAAGCCGCTGGAGGCCGTGCATCGCAAGCCGGTGACGCCGACAGAGGAGGAACTGCTGCAGAACAGCCGCTCCAGGAGTGCCAAGCTAAGGGTAGCTGAGAAGAGGGAGGAACGAGACGCAAAGTAA
- a CDS encoding fatty acid desaturase — MAIARKNDFRGVLIAAVILASWLLLLVYLLTSYTVDFASPLTYLFILLQTHLYTGLFITAHDAMHGVAAPGRPELNKAIGTVTAFLFAYNWYPRLLPRHHQHHRHVATDQDPDYHHGSFWPWYLSFLRQYITWWQLLLMALTFNVLKLYFPLENVVLFWMLPAILATFQLFYFGTFQPHRGEHPEDNPHKSSTQGKNHVWAFASCYFFGYHYEHHDKPYLPWWQLYKTKV; from the coding sequence ATGGCAATAGCGAGAAAGAATGATTTCCGGGGTGTGCTGATAGCGGCAGTTATACTTGCCAGCTGGTTGCTGCTGCTGGTGTACCTGCTTACGTCTTATACCGTGGATTTCGCCTCACCGCTTACGTACCTCTTTATCCTGCTGCAGACGCATCTCTACACTGGTTTGTTTATTACGGCCCACGATGCCATGCACGGCGTGGCGGCCCCGGGAAGGCCTGAACTGAACAAAGCGATCGGTACAGTAACGGCTTTTCTGTTTGCCTATAACTGGTATCCGCGCCTGCTGCCGCGGCACCACCAGCACCACCGTCACGTCGCCACCGACCAGGACCCTGATTACCACCACGGCTCGTTCTGGCCCTGGTACCTGAGCTTTTTGAGGCAGTACATCACCTGGTGGCAGCTCCTGCTCATGGCCCTTACGTTTAATGTGCTCAAGCTATACTTTCCGCTCGAGAACGTGGTGTTGTTCTGGATGCTGCCGGCCATTCTGGCCACTTTTCAGCTATTTTACTTCGGTACTTTCCAGCCGCACCGCGGAGAGCACCCCGAGGATAATCCGCACAAATCCAGCACGCAGGGCAAGAACCATGTATGGGCCTTTGCCAGCTGCTACTTCTTCGGCTACCACTACGAGCACCACGACAAACCGTACCTGCCCTGGTGGCAGCTTTATAAAACCAAAGTTTAA